One Henriciella litoralis genomic window carries:
- a CDS encoding MFS transporter: MFSFIRQNARWIAGGFLLTLFSSFGQTFFIGLSGEELRAKFDLTDGQFGLTYMVATLASALTLPWLGRTLDYMPGRRVILFVLPCLAAACLLIAYAPNVLVMVLALYMLRLFGQGMMTHTALTETGRWFAASRGRAISLVSPGVEAGTAILPVTFAVVAAMTGWQVAWVLSAATLLLVTLPAVSLLWAVDRQPTQAEASSKPARTARDWRVGEVLQDPLFYVMLACVLAPPFIGTTIFFHQDYLIELRGYSPLAFAGAFPILALTSVCFALVCGQLVDTFGASRLLPYFLLPLATASAVAGLLDAVWGIYIFMFLIGVSNGFTSTLLGALWPETYGVKYLGSIRAVIVSAMVFSTALGPGVTGALIDAGVALPDQLIWMSGWCLLACVTLGAVSPRLAARSAPSPS, from the coding sequence ATGTTTTCTTTCATCAGGCAGAATGCGCGATGGATCGCTGGCGGATTTCTGCTGACCCTCTTTTCCTCCTTCGGGCAGACCTTCTTTATTGGGCTGTCGGGCGAAGAACTACGCGCCAAATTTGATCTCACCGACGGTCAGTTCGGGCTCACCTACATGGTCGCGACGCTGGCCAGTGCGCTCACCCTGCCGTGGCTGGGCCGGACGCTCGATTATATGCCGGGCCGGCGGGTCATATTGTTTGTACTGCCCTGTCTGGCCGCCGCATGTCTTCTCATCGCCTACGCTCCCAATGTCTTGGTCATGGTTCTGGCGCTCTATATGCTGCGCCTGTTCGGTCAGGGCATGATGACCCACACCGCATTGACGGAAACCGGCCGCTGGTTCGCAGCTAGCCGGGGACGAGCCATCTCTCTCGTATCGCCGGGCGTTGAAGCGGGTACCGCCATTCTGCCAGTCACTTTCGCCGTGGTGGCCGCGATGACCGGATGGCAAGTCGCCTGGGTTCTGTCCGCTGCGACGCTTCTGCTCGTCACACTTCCGGCTGTCAGCCTTCTCTGGGCGGTCGATCGCCAGCCCACGCAAGCCGAAGCGTCCTCAAAGCCGGCACGGACAGCGCGCGACTGGCGGGTCGGCGAAGTGCTTCAGGACCCGCTTTTCTATGTCATGCTCGCCTGCGTCCTGGCCCCACCCTTCATCGGAACGACGATCTTCTTCCATCAGGACTATCTTATCGAGCTTCGCGGCTACAGCCCACTCGCCTTTGCTGGCGCTTTTCCGATATTGGCCCTGACCAGCGTCTGTTTTGCGCTTGTCTGCGGCCAGCTTGTCGACACGTTCGGAGCCTCAAGGCTTCTGCCCTACTTCCTGCTGCCACTAGCCACGGCAAGCGCGGTGGCCGGTCTGCTGGACGCCGTCTGGGGCATCTACATCTTCATGTTTCTGATTGGGGTCTCGAACGGGTTTACGTCCACCCTGCTCGGCGCGCTCTGGCCTGAGACGTATGGGGTCAAATATCTCGGCTCCATCCGTGCGGTCATCGTATCTGCAATGGTGTTCTCGACCGCGCTTGGGCCGGGCGTCACCGGCGCTCTGATTGATGCCGGTGTCGCCCTGCCCGATCAGCTGATCTGGATGAGCGGCTGGTGCCTTCTCGCCTGCGTGACGCTGGGAGCCGTATCGCCCAGACTGGCGGCGCGAAGCGCGCCGTCGCCGTCCTAG
- a CDS encoding YceI family protein, with protein MRRILLTAALAAIVTTPAIAEQTLDGVSADTYELDKTHAFLTWTVTHNGISHYTANFTDFDATLEFDPDDLSASSIEVTINPTGIETNYPGDYKAGHPDSEYASWNEALSMGDNFMKAGEYPEITFVSTSAETTGDFTGTVTGDLTFLGVTKPVTMDVTYNGMANLPWYGPRDLVGFNASTTISRSEFGQTSLEGMISDDVKIEFSGEFLQAE; from the coding sequence ATGCGTCGCATTCTACTGACCGCCGCCCTGGCTGCCATTGTTACAACACCTGCCATCGCAGAACAGACGCTCGACGGCGTTTCTGCCGACACTTACGAGCTCGACAAAACGCACGCCTTCCTCACATGGACGGTCACCCATAATGGTATCTCCCATTACACCGCCAACTTCACCGATTTCGACGCAACGCTCGAATTTGATCCTGATGACCTCTCTGCCTCGTCAATCGAAGTGACGATCAACCCGACAGGTATCGAGACGAATTATCCGGGCGACTACAAGGCCGGTCACCCGGATAGCGAGTACGCCTCCTGGAACGAAGCCCTCTCCATGGGTGACAACTTCATGAAAGCGGGCGAGTATCCGGAGATTACCTTCGTATCGACCAGCGCCGAAACAACGGGCGACTTTACGGGCACGGTCACAGGCGACCTGACTTTCCTTGGCGTGACCAAACCAGTCACCATGGACGTCACCTATAACGGAATGGCGAACCTGCCTTGGTACGGCCCACGTGATCTCGTTGGCTTCAACGCATCGACCACGATCAGCCGCTCTGAATTCGGCCAGACATCCCTCGAAGGCATGATCTCCGACGATGTCAAAATCGAATTCTCGGGCGAGTTCCTGCAGGCCGAATAA
- a CDS encoding acyl-CoA dehydrogenase: MSYRAPIEEMTFALKEVARIDRLVGSAYADFDLDLIDPVLEEAGKLAADVLAPLNQPGDEQGAQLTGDGVVAPHGFAEAYKQFAEGGWMGLAAPVEWGGQGLPRTLANAVLELVHGANMSFGLCPMLSLGAIEALVAHGHEAEQKKYLPKLVSGEWTGTMNLTEPQAGSDVGALKTKAVPNEDGSYAISGQKIYITWGDHDMTENIIHLVLARLPDAPAGSKGISLFVVPKVLVNEDGSLGERNGVSCIGLEKKIGIHASPTCVMEYDGATGWLVGEPNRGLACMFTMMNSARLNVGLEGVGVAEAAFQTAYAYANERKQGTAQGVEGPAPILHHADVRRTLTTMRAHVMASRAICYACGVAADIADTSEDESAREAAKLREDLLTPIAKAWSTDIGVEMASKGVQIHGGMGFMNETLAAQLYRDARIAPIYEGTNGIQAIDLVGRKLSMAGGRAMSDMIEEVMQTAQAARETNDPQLVQIADRLETASDALSEATAWMAEAMKTDREQGLSGATAYLELAGDVIGGHFLARGALAARKDHPSLRGRMTALAGFFAETSLAEAPGKVSGITSGGESFLGESEALFGVS; encoded by the coding sequence ATGAGTTATCGTGCCCCGATTGAAGAAATGACCTTTGCGCTGAAAGAAGTGGCACGGATCGACCGGCTGGTGGGCAGCGCTTATGCCGACTTTGATCTCGATCTGATTGACCCTGTACTTGAAGAGGCGGGCAAACTGGCCGCCGATGTACTGGCGCCGTTGAACCAGCCCGGCGACGAACAGGGCGCGCAGCTGACCGGCGATGGCGTGGTCGCACCACATGGGTTTGCAGAAGCCTACAAGCAATTTGCCGAGGGCGGCTGGATGGGGCTTGCCGCGCCTGTGGAATGGGGCGGGCAGGGCCTGCCGCGGACGCTGGCCAACGCCGTGCTGGAGCTGGTGCACGGAGCGAATATGAGCTTCGGCCTTTGTCCGATGCTGAGTCTCGGGGCCATCGAGGCGCTGGTCGCGCATGGGCATGAGGCCGAACAGAAGAAATATCTGCCAAAGCTGGTGTCTGGCGAATGGACCGGCACGATGAATCTGACTGAGCCTCAGGCAGGCTCCGATGTTGGCGCGCTGAAGACCAAAGCTGTGCCGAATGAGGATGGCAGCTACGCGATCTCGGGCCAGAAAATCTACATCACGTGGGGCGACCACGACATGACGGAGAACATTATTCACCTTGTTCTCGCCCGTCTGCCGGATGCACCTGCCGGGTCGAAAGGTATCTCGCTTTTTGTCGTGCCGAAGGTTCTGGTCAATGAAGATGGCTCGCTTGGCGAACGCAATGGCGTTTCCTGCATCGGCCTTGAGAAGAAGATCGGTATCCATGCGAGCCCGACCTGCGTCATGGAATATGATGGGGCGACCGGCTGGCTGGTGGGGGAGCCAAACCGCGGGCTCGCCTGCATGTTCACGATGATGAACTCGGCGCGCTTGAACGTTGGCCTCGAAGGCGTTGGTGTTGCTGAGGCGGCCTTCCAGACCGCCTATGCCTACGCCAATGAGCGCAAGCAGGGCACGGCGCAGGGCGTTGAGGGGCCAGCGCCGATTCTGCATCATGCGGACGTTCGGCGGACGCTGACCACGATGCGGGCGCACGTTATGGCGTCCCGCGCGATCTGTTATGCTTGCGGCGTTGCGGCCGATATTGCCGATACGTCTGAGGACGAGAGCGCCCGCGAAGCCGCCAAGCTGCGCGAGGATTTGCTGACCCCGATTGCCAAGGCCTGGTCGACAGATATCGGCGTCGAGATGGCGAGCAAGGGCGTGCAGATCCATGGCGGGATGGGCTTCATGAATGAAACGCTCGCCGCCCAGCTTTACAGAGACGCGCGTATTGCGCCGATCTATGAGGGCACGAACGGCATTCAGGCGATCGACCTTGTCGGCCGGAAACTCTCGATGGCTGGAGGGCGAGCGATGAGTGACATGATCGAAGAGGTCATGCAAACGGCCCAGGCCGCTCGCGAAACAAATGATCCGCAGCTCGTGCAGATCGCGGATCGGCTGGAGACGGCTTCAGATGCCTTGTCCGAGGCAACGGCCTGGATGGCTGAAGCGATGAAGACCGACCGCGAGCAGGGCCTTTCAGGCGCGACCGCCTATCTGGAGCTGGCTGGCGATGTGATCGGTGGCCACTTCCTGGCACGTGGGGCCCTTGCTGCGCGTAAGGATCATCCGTCGCTGCGGGGGCGGATGACGGCGCTCGCTGGATTCTTTGCGGAGACCTCGCTCGCTGAGGCGCCGGGCAAAGTGTCCGGCATCACAAGTGGTGGTGAGAGCTTCCTCGGTGAGAGCGAGGCGCTGTTCGGGGTGTCCTAG
- a CDS encoding nitroreductase family protein has product MTNIFPPAPTVGTPMLPVRPSQETREFLALRRSANKACLGSPGPTPSQLDEIIAAATRVPDHRRLSPWKFIVFEGDARRQFGDAAAEVQRSEDPGLDAGAYTFTAGLLMRAPTVVAIISSPTEDGRTPVWEQELSVGAVCHNLLLAANAAGWAGCWLTEWISFSKGIDRLLGLAENERVAGFIYLGTATMNPQERARPETAQLITRWAP; this is encoded by the coding sequence ATGACAAATATCTTTCCGCCCGCCCCGACCGTCGGCACGCCAATGTTGCCGGTTCGGCCTTCGCAAGAGACCCGCGAATTTCTTGCCCTCAGACGCTCTGCCAACAAGGCGTGTCTCGGCAGTCCGGGCCCCACGCCGTCGCAGCTCGATGAGATTATCGCTGCCGCGACACGCGTGCCAGATCATCGCCGACTGTCTCCATGGAAGTTCATCGTTTTTGAGGGCGATGCCCGCCGCCAGTTCGGGGACGCTGCCGCCGAAGTCCAGAGAAGTGAAGACCCTGGTCTCGATGCCGGGGCATACACATTCACAGCCGGTCTGCTGATGCGGGCGCCAACTGTCGTTGCGATCATTTCATCGCCGACGGAAGATGGACGCACACCTGTCTGGGAGCAGGAATTATCCGTCGGCGCCGTCTGCCATAATTTGTTGCTCGCGGCGAACGCCGCGGGATGGGCAGGCTGCTGGCTGACCGAATGGATATCCTTTTCCAAAGGCATCGACCGCCTGCTTGGACTTGCAGAAAATGAGCGTGTCGCAGGCTTCATCTATCTCGGCACCGCCACAATGAACCCACAGGAACGCGCCCGCCCCGAAACAGCGCAGCTGATCACGCGCTGGGCCCCATAG
- a CDS encoding TetR/AcrR family transcriptional regulator, translating into MDELEITPAERRRIKVRGAILDAAERVFAQEGEAGLSIRRIADEIDYSPAAIYKYFNSKDDLVEELKETFFGRLLQRVHEIVDRNEPFLVRARKCVRGYIVLAIEKPHHYVAAFSSIVLNSDLPEHGYDDTNKRRAFEVLCGMMAEGIGEGHLREDLDPTDAAKSLWASMHGLSMMIAHLPEFPLLKGMPQKLSQADFISFHADLLIRSLERPNVDFIKAGEASNV; encoded by the coding sequence ATGGACGAGCTTGAAATAACTCCGGCGGAGCGGCGCCGTATCAAGGTGCGCGGGGCGATCCTCGATGCCGCCGAACGTGTCTTCGCCCAGGAAGGCGAGGCCGGACTGTCGATCCGCCGGATCGCGGACGAGATCGATTATTCACCGGCTGCGATCTACAAATACTTCAATTCAAAAGACGACCTTGTTGAGGAACTCAAGGAGACGTTTTTTGGTCGCTTGCTTCAACGCGTCCACGAGATCGTGGATCGAAACGAACCGTTTCTGGTCCGCGCCCGCAAATGTGTGCGTGGCTATATCGTCCTGGCGATCGAGAAGCCTCACCATTACGTCGCCGCTTTTTCCAGCATTGTCCTGAACAGCGACCTGCCTGAGCACGGCTACGATGACACAAACAAGCGCAGAGCGTTTGAAGTCCTGTGCGGAATGATGGCCGAAGGCATCGGCGAAGGACACTTGCGTGAGGACCTCGACCCGACCGACGCGGCAAAATCTTTGTGGGCCTCGATGCATGGCCTTTCGATGATGATCGCCCACCTACCGGAGTTTCCGCTCCTTAAGGGAATGCCGCAAAAACTGTCTCAGGCCGATTTCATCAGTTTCCACGCCGACCTTCTGATCCGAAGCCTCGAACGGCCAAATGTAGATTTCATCAAGGCTGGGGAGGCCTCGAATGTCTGA
- a CDS encoding YceI family protein — MTPRNLLLASASALLVVACSPSESAETTAPIEAPTPPEATETADLPEKLTDVSAATYSLEPTHAFLTATVMHNGLSEYTIDFTSFDATLDFDPAAPENASLNVSIDPTSVNVNYAGDYKAGHPDSEFSSWPEALAKDARFMNAGEFPEITFVSTGATREEDYSGTLTGDLTFLGVTRPVTLEVTYNGVANAPWYGERDLIGFDASTTINRSEFGQTSLEGMISDEVAVAFSGEFLQDEVPAEDSAETPE; from the coding sequence ATGACTCCCAGAAATTTGCTGCTTGCCAGCGCATCCGCTTTGCTCGTCGTTGCTTGCTCACCTTCCGAGTCAGCAGAGACAACGGCGCCAATTGAAGCGCCGACACCGCCAGAGGCCACCGAGACGGCTGATCTGCCAGAGAAGCTGACAGATGTATCTGCGGCGACCTATAGCCTTGAGCCGACCCATGCCTTTCTGACGGCAACCGTCATGCATAATGGTCTGTCAGAGTACACGATCGATTTTACGTCCTTCGACGCAACGCTCGATTTTGATCCGGCCGCGCCAGAAAACGCATCTCTCAATGTCTCGATCGATCCGACCAGCGTGAACGTTAATTACGCTGGCGATTACAAGGCCGGTCATCCGGACAGCGAGTTCAGCTCATGGCCTGAAGCGCTCGCGAAGGATGCGCGCTTCATGAATGCGGGTGAGTTCCCTGAGATCACTTTCGTGTCCACCGGCGCAACCCGCGAGGAAGATTATTCCGGCACGCTGACAGGCGACCTGACCTTCCTTGGCGTGACGCGCCCGGTAACGCTTGAGGTCACCTATAATGGTGTCGCCAATGCCCCTTGGTACGGCGAACGCGACCTTATTGGTTTTGATGCGTCGACAACCATCAACCGTTCCGAGTTCGGACAAACCTCACTGGAAGGCATGATTTCCGACGAGGTGGCCGTCGCATTTTCTGGCGAATTCCTGCAGGATGAAGTCCCGGCAGAAGATTCTGCTGAAACACCGGAATAG